A stretch of the Corylus avellana chromosome ca6, CavTom2PMs-1.0 genome encodes the following:
- the LOC132185416 gene encoding dehydration-responsive element-binding protein 2A-like, with product MAEGWVLLLGFFSTLGQRKSRKRRSESDSVAETLAKWRKLNDEVDSRKYGELVGKVPAKGSKKGCMRGKGGPENTNCKYRGVRQRTWGKWVAEIRQPLNGSCAPARNNSRLWLGTFDTEVEAAHAYDKAARDIYGPLARLNFPEHVADSMPLDEIIQVKEARINPLSEVAVEELKEKQDCFEVCVSDNKPREETKLNPEICENCGAHNLKEKPDCFEGGYFPVVQFQELAADLHGSSNHMQDLDASSPDSTFALMELFSDLEGVDDLEGVDNLLIDSDMIWGWRYN from the exons ATGGCTGAAGGGTGGGTTcttcttttagggtttttttcgACTTTAGG GCAAAGAAAATCACGAAAGAGACGAAGTGAAAGTGATTCAGTAGCAGAGACTCTAGCAAAGTGGAGGAAATTGAATGATGAAGTTGATTCCAGAAAATATGGAGAATTGGTGGGTAAGGTTCCGGCCAAGGGCTCGAAAAAGGGGTGCATGCGAGGAAAAGGAGGCCCTGAGAACACAAATTGCAAATATAGAGGTGTGAGACAGAGGACTTGGGGCAAGTGGGTTGCCGAAATCCGTCAACCACTTAATGGATCTTGTGCACCAGCAAGAAATAATAGTCGGCTTTGGCTTGGTACTTTCGACACTGAGGTTGAAGCAGCTCATGCTTATGATAAAGCTGCAAGGGATATATATGGTCCTTTGGCCCGACTTAACTTCCCTGAGCATGTTGCGGATTCAATGCCTTTGGATGAGATTATTCAAGTTAAGGAAGCAAGGATTAATCCATTGTCTGAAGTTGCTGTTGAGGAATTGAAGGAAAAACAAGACTGTTTTGAGGTTTGTGTGTCTGATAATAAACCAAGGGAGGAAACAAAGTTAAATCCAGAAATTTGTGAGAATTGTGGAGCCCACAATTTGAAGGAGAAACCTGATTGCTTTGAGGGTGGTTATTTTCCGGTAGTCCAGTTTCAGGAGTTGGCAGCTGACTTGCATGGGAGCTCAAATCATATGCAAGACTTGGATGCCTCGAGCCCGGATTCTACTTTTGCCTTAATGGAACTGTTTTCAGATTTAGAAGGAGTTGACGATTTAGAAGGAGTTGACAATCTATTGATTGATTCTGATATGATTTGGGGTTGGAgatataattaa
- the LOC132185417 gene encoding dehydration-responsive element-binding protein 2A-like, with translation MPLVFSCMTILLGALQRKSRKRRSECDSVAETLAKWRKLNDGVDSGKDGELMRKVPAKGSKKGCMRGKGGPENTNCKYRGVRQRTWGKWVAEIRQPLNGSCAPARSRSRLWLGTFDTEVEAAHAYDKAARDRPPQN, from the exons AtgcctttggtgttttcttgTATGACTATTTTATTGGGGGCACT GCAAAGAAAATCACGAAAGAGACGAAGTGAATGTGATTCAGTAGCAGAGACTCTAGCAAAGTGGAGGAAATTGAATGATGGAGTTGATTCTGGAAAGGATGGAGAATTGATGCGTAAGGTTCCGGCCAAGGGCTCGAAAAAGGGGTGCATGCGAGGAAAAGGAGGCCCTGAGAACACAAATTGCAAATATAGAGGTGTGAGACAAAGGACTTGGGGCAAGTGGGTTGCCGAAATCCGTCAACCACTTAATGGGTCTTGTGCACCAGCAAGAAGTAGGAGTCGGCTTTGGCTTGGTACTTTTGACACTGAGGTTGAAGCAGCTCATGCTTATGATAAAGCTGCAAGggatcggccaccccaaaactGA
- the LOC132183833 gene encoding UV-B-induced protein At3g17800, chloroplastic, with amino-acid sequence MESVTATVVRSPFGVSGLSNSAGRSGVLTANGPGFVRFGTKFLPSIKHCASISHPKSGHRRVGFGSRRCLVVRASLSPDSSGSSAPIAPLQMESPIGQFLSQILISHPHLVPAAVEQQLEQLQTDRDAEKKEEPSASGTDLVLYRRIAEVKAIERRKALEEILYALVVQKFMDANVSLIPAIAPPSSSDTSGRVDIWPSQDEKLEELHSPEAYEMIQNHLALILGNRAGDSTSVAQISKLRVGQVYAASVMYGYFLKRVDQRFQLEKTMKVLPNASDEEESNIQPAVGGDMRPSGEEVSHRAASSHPEAEVSSWAGGISPGGFGHGLKASRLRTYVMSFDGETLQRYATIRSKEAVSIIEKHTEALFGRPEIVITPQGTVDSSKDELIKISFGGLKRLVLEAVTFGSFLWDVESYVDSRYHFVMN; translated from the exons ATGGAATCAGTGACGGCGACGGTCGTCCGATCTCCATTTGGCGTATCTGGACTGTCCAACTCTGCTGGTAGATCGGGTGTTTTGACTGCGAACGGGCCCGGTTTCGTGCGTTTCGGTACCAAGTTCCTGCCCTCGATTAAG CATTGCGCTTCAATTTCTCACCCAAAGTCAGGACATCGTAGAGTGGGTTTTGGAAGCAGGAGATGTCTGGTGGTGAGGGCGTCATTGTCTCCTGACTCATCAGGATCGAGTGCTCCAATTGCTCCGCTTCAGATGGAGTCTCCGATTGGTCAGTTTCTGTCACAGATCCTAATAAGCCACCCGCATCTTGTGCCTGCTGCTGTTGAGCAGCAGCTTGAACAGCTCCAAACTGATCGTGATGCTGAGAAAAAGGAGGAGCCTTCTGCTTCTGGGACTGACTTAGTTCTATACAG GAGAATCGCTGAGGTTAAGGCTATCGAAAGGAGAAAGGCTTTGGAAGAAATCTTATATGCATTGGTGGTGCAGAAATTCATGGATGCTAATGTTTCTTTGATACCCGCCATAGCCCCCCCCTCTTCCTCGGATACTTCTGGCCGAGTTGATATTTGGCCAAGCCAAGATGAGAAGCTTGAGGAGCTCCACTCTCCTGAAGCGTATGAGATGATCCAGAACCACCTAGCTCTGATTCTGGGGAACCGTGCAGGTGATTCAACCTCTGTTGCGCAGATAAGCAAACTCAGGGTTGGTCAAGTCTATGCAGCATCTGTGATGTATGGATATTTCCTCAAGCGTGTTGACCAGAGGTTTCAGCTTGAGAAGACAATGAAAGTCCTTCCAAATGCATCGGATGAGGAAGAGAGTAATATTCAGCCTGCTGTGGGGGGAGACATGAGACCCAGTGGTGAGGAGGTCTCTCACAGGGCTGCATCATCCCATCCCGAAGCGGAAGTCTCTTCCTGGGCCGGTGGCATCAGTCCTGGGGGTTTTGGTCATGGGTTAAAGGCTTCTCGTCTGAGAACTTATGTAATGTCTTTTGATGGGGAGACGCTTCAGAGATATGCCACAATAAGATCCAAAGAGGCTGTTAGCATCATTGAGAAGCATACAGAGGCATTGTTTGGAAGACCTGAGATTGTTATAACACCTCAGGGGACGGTGGATTCTTCCAAGGATGAACTCATCAAGATTAGCTTTGGTGGTTTGAAGAGACTTGTCTTGGAGGCAGTGACTTTTGGTTCTTTTCTCTGGGATGTTGAGAGCTACGTGGATTCAAGGTACCATTTTGTTATGAATTGA
- the LOC132183834 gene encoding purple acid phosphatase 3-like, translating into MHVMAGFCDHAIAMSMSLLCMVFFCVCFLSISAELQRFEQPIKPNGSLSFLVVGDWGRRGYFNQSKVADQMGRIGEKLGIDFVVSTGDNFYEDGLTSINDPVFEKSFTKIYSAKSLQKQWYSVLGNHDYRGDVEAQLNPILGKVDSRWFCQRSFVINSEIVEIFFVDTTPFVDKYFLRPKHHTYDWRGVLPRKEYLTKLSKDLDSALGDSTANWKIVVGHHTVRSIGHHGDTMELVMQLLPILEEHSVDMYINGHDHCLEHLTSTSSNIQFLTSGGGSKAWKGNIGKFQDPVKFYYDGQGFMSVELKQAEAKIVFYDIFGKVLHNFDLSKELYSNM; encoded by the exons ATGCATGTCATGGCTGGTTTTTGTGACCATGCCATAGCCATGTCCATGAGCCTTCTCTGCATGGTTTTTTTCTGTGTTTGCTTTCTTTCTATATCAGCTGAGCTTCAGAGGTTTGAACAACCCATTAAACCCAATGGCTCCCTAAGCTTTTTGGTGGTTGGAGATTGGGGAAGAAGAGGATATTTCAATCAATCTAAAGTTGCTGATCAG ATGGGGAGGATCGGGGAGAAGTTGGGCATAGATTTTGTGGTCTCTACTGGAGACAATTTTTATGAGGATGGACTCACCAGCATAAATGACCCTGTGTTTGAGAAGTCATTCACCAAAATCTACTCTGCTAAGAGCCTGCAAAAGCAATGGTACAGTG TTTTGGGCAACCACGATTATAGAGGAGATGTTGAGGCACAATTGAACCCAATTCTTGGGAAAGTTGATAGCCGATGGTTTTGTCAAAGGTCCTTCGTTATCAACTCAG AAATTGTGGAGATTTTCTTCGTGGACACAACTCCTTTCGTTGATAAGTACTTCTTGAGGCCGAAGCACCATACTTATGATTGGAGAGGTGTACTTCCCAGGAAAGAATACCTCACAAAGCTCTCAAAG GATCTTGATTCCGCGTTGGGAGATTCAACGGCAAACTGGAAAATTGTCGTTGGACATCATACTGTCAGAAGCATAGGGCATCATGGAGACACCATGGAGCTTGTAATGCAGCTTCTACCAATACTAGAG GAGCACAGTGTTGATATGTACATAAATGGGCATGACCATTGCTTGGAACACTTAACAAGCACTAGCAG CAACATCCAATTTCTAACCAGCGGAGGTGGTTCAAAGGCATGGAAAGGTAATATCGGCAAATTCCAAGACCCAGTGAAATTTTACTACGATGGGCAGGGATTTATGTCAGTTGAACTTAAGCAGGCTGAAGCAAAGATTGTATTCTATGACATATTTGGCAAAGTTCTGCATAATTTTGATCTATCCAAGGAGCTCTACTCCAACATGTAG